One part of the Paroedura picta isolate Pp20150507F chromosome 5, Ppicta_v3.0, whole genome shotgun sequence genome encodes these proteins:
- the FXYD1 gene encoding phospholemman isoform X2 — translation MDLWLFLSICGALLAPLAAEPGSEPTHDPFNYDYKSLRIGGLIFAVVLFLLGILIVLSRRCRCKFNQQQRTGEPDEEEGTLRNSIRRLSTRMR, via the exons ATGGACTTGTGGCTCTTTCTGTCTATCTGTGGGGCCCTGCTGGCACCTTTGGCTGCAG AACCAGGGAGTGAACCGACGCATGACCCCTTCAATTATG attATAAGTCCCTGAGAATCGGAGGGCTGATCTTTGCTGTCGTCTTGTTCCTGCTCGGCATCCTGATTGTGCTAA GTCGACGCTGCCGGTGCAAATTCAATCAGCAACAAAG GACAGGGGAACCTGACGAGGAGGAAGGGACCCTGCGCAACTCAATCCGGC GCTTGTCCACCAGGATGAGATAG